Proteins from a genomic interval of Acidobacteriota bacterium:
- a CDS encoding glycosyltransferase family 2 protein, with the protein MPCLDEADTLEICIRKTQRIFEEHGIQGEIIIADNGSVDASGEIATGLGARVVVVPRRGYGAALMGGIAAARGRFVMMGDADDSYDFLEIPAFLRLLREGFDLVQGCRLPKGGGTIRPTAMPFLHRWLGNPMLSAMARWMFRAPVTDIYCGMRGFTKKLYDELDQRCTGMEFATEMIIKARLYGARIAEVPITLHPDGRKAHGPHLRTFRDGWRTVRFFFMYSPRWLFLVPGALLLLAGILGYGMALPREPIAGVNFGPHTLLVASLAVSLGYQSILFAIIAKTFAMTEGLMPEDPRLTRLFSWVNFELGLVISTVALVIGLGLIVHTANIWRALDYGPLNYDRTLRWLIPGVTLVALGVQTFLSGFFVSILGMGRR; encoded by the coding sequence ATGCCGTGTCTCGACGAGGCCGACACCCTTGAAATCTGCATCCGCAAGACCCAGCGGATCTTCGAGGAGCACGGCATCCAGGGCGAGATCATTATCGCCGACAACGGCAGTGTGGACGCCTCCGGCGAGATCGCGACCGGTCTGGGCGCCCGTGTCGTGGTCGTCCCGCGTCGTGGATACGGCGCCGCGCTGATGGGTGGTATCGCCGCAGCCCGCGGGCGCTTCGTCATGATGGGCGACGCCGACGACAGTTACGACTTCCTGGAGATTCCGGCGTTTCTGCGGTTGCTTCGCGAGGGCTTCGATCTGGTGCAGGGCTGCCGTCTGCCGAAGGGCGGTGGCACCATTCGCCCGACGGCGATGCCGTTCCTTCATCGCTGGCTGGGGAATCCCATGCTGTCGGCGATGGCCCGCTGGATGTTCCGCGCACCGGTCACCGACATCTACTGCGGCATGCGTGGGTTCACGAAGAAGCTTTACGACGAACTGGATCAGCGCTGCACGGGGATGGAGTTCGCCACGGAGATGATCATCAAGGCGCGACTGTACGGCGCCAGGATCGCCGAGGTGCCGATCACGTTGCACCCCGATGGGCGTAAGGCCCACGGGCCCCACCTGCGGACATTCCGCGATGGTTGGCGTACGGTCCGCTTCTTCTTCATGTACAGCCCCCGTTGGTTGTTCCTTGTGCCGGGCGCGCTGCTGTTGCTGGCCGGAATACTGGGATACGGCATGGCCCTTCCCAGAGAACCGATCGCGGGTGTGAACTTCGGGCCCCACACGCTCCTGGTGGCCAGCCTGGCGGTATCGCTGGGCTACCAATCGATACTGTTTGCGATCATCGCGAAGACGTTTGCGATGACCGAGGGGTTGATGCCGGAAGACCCGAGGTTGACCCGCTTGTTTAGTTGGGTCAATTTCGAACTGGGTCTCGTCATCAGCACCGTGGCGCTTGTCATCGGTCTCGGCCTGATCGTTCATACCGCCAACATCTGGCGTGCTCTGGACTATGGCCCACTCAACTACGACCGGACGCTGCGCTGGCTGATCCCGGGCGTCACCCTGGTGGCGCTGGGGGTGCAGACGTTCCTCTCCGGGTTCTTCGTGAGCATCCTGGGCATGGGTCGTCGTTGA
- a CDS encoding class I SAM-dependent methyltransferase: protein MSLAERLHQSHGLDRRVRILSAHLSDLLPADARVLDVGCGDGTLAESLLSRRPDLTIVGIDVQVRDRVRIPVTEFDGRVLPLGDGSCDCVMLVDVLHHSDDPLQLLREATRVARTHVVIKDHRRNGFLAEATLRFMDNVGNRRFGVATPHNYWSHRQWQTAFRELGLEEITWNQTLGLYPWPFGAIFDRSLHFLASLRRVQGRMAG, encoded by the coding sequence TTGAGCCTCGCCGAGCGTCTCCACCAGTCTCACGGTCTCGATCGACGTGTGCGGATTCTGTCGGCACACCTGAGCGACCTTCTCCCCGCCGACGCTCGGGTGTTGGATGTGGGATGCGGTGACGGGACCCTGGCGGAGTCGTTGCTATCGCGACGCCCGGACCTCACGATTGTCGGGATCGACGTGCAGGTCAGAGACCGGGTCCGGATTCCCGTGACCGAATTCGATGGACGGGTCCTCCCGCTCGGCGATGGATCCTGCGACTGTGTGATGCTGGTCGATGTCCTGCATCACAGCGACGATCCGCTGCAGCTGTTGCGTGAGGCGACGCGTGTCGCACGGACCCACGTCGTCATCAAGGATCATCGACGGAACGGTTTCCTGGCGGAGGCGACGCTGCGCTTCATGGACAACGTCGGCAATCGACGCTTCGGTGTCGCCACCCCCCACAACTACTGGAGTCATCGTCAGTGGCAGACGGCGTTTCGGGAGCTCGGCCTGGAAGAGATCACCTGGAATCAGACCCTCGGTCTCTATCCCTGGCCATTTGGGGCGATCTTCGACCGCAGCCTGCACTTCCTGGCAAGTTTGCGACGGGTCCAGGGTAGGATGGCCGGATAA